One stretch of Glycine soja cultivar W05 chromosome 7, ASM419377v2, whole genome shotgun sequence DNA includes these proteins:
- the LOC114417715 gene encoding lipid transfer-like protein VAS, with translation MMNNMAYPNKAFFLFVMFFSASLHLGMFDTSLDQLLPGLGQGAFLQDAKCMQRLLPCQEYLKSPNNPSPACCEPLKEMQENNTQCLCNFVNSTTLFQSLGGSKDEILKLPQACGINFDPSKCNNTGGGGSQEQSSTAASEGEYAVSEEETSESTSSTKMITPHGIIYFGVPGFVALLTALVFSSY, from the exons ATGATGAATAACATGGCCTATCCCAACAAGGCCTTCTTCCTCTTTGTCATGTTCTTTTCTGCATCTCTTCACCTTGGCATGTTTGATACTTCTCTTGATCAGCTTCTGCCTGGCCTAGGACAAGGTGCGTTTCTACAAGATGCAAAATGCATGCAAAGGCTTCTTCCATGCCAAGAATACCTGAAATCTCCAAACAACCCTTCTCCGGCTTGTTGTGAGCCATTGAAGGAGATGCAAGAAAATAACACGCAATGTCTTTGCAATTTCGTTAACAGCACTACTCTATTTCAGTCCCTTGGTGGTTCCAAGGATGAGATCTTGAAGCTCCCCCAAGCTTGTGGCATCAATTTTGACCCTTCTAAGTGCAACAACACAGGAGGAGGAGGATCCCaag AACAAAGCTCAACAGCAGCATCAGAAG GTGAATATGCTGTATCTGAAGAGGAAACTTCTGAATCAACAAGTTCAACAAAAATGATTACGCCACATGGAATCATTTATTTTGGTGTACCTGGTTTTGTTGCATTGTTGACAGCTCTAGTATTTTCTTCATACTAG
- the LOC114418688 gene encoding surfeit locus protein 1-like produces MLTHLRRAAAACGGATSDHFLALRQFSSAVVAVSSVSDSDPTLPSSSDSQRKASRWLLFLPGAITFGLGTWQIGRREEKIKMLEYREKRLQMEPLKFSSAYSSDEELDSLEFRKVVCKGYFDDKKSVYVGPRSRSISGVTENGYYIITPLMPVPNCPDSVSIPILVNRGWVPRSWKDKFLEASQDEDLEDALPSPSHVDGSKSWWRFWSKKPVIEDQVASVTPIEVVGVVRGSEKPSIFVPANDPGSSQWFYVDVPGIARACGLPENTIYFEDTNENVNPSNPYPVPKDVNTLIRSSVMPRDHLNYTLTWYSLSAAVTFMAFKRLRQKNKRRWQSRR; encoded by the exons ATGCTAACACATCTCCGCCGCGCGGCTGCCGCATGCGGTGGTGCTACCTCCGACCACTTCCTCGCTCTCAGGCAGTTCAGCTCCGCCGTCGTCGCCGTTTCCTCCGTGTCTGATTCCGATCCAACACTTCCCTCTTCTTCCGATTCACAGA GAAAAGCATCTAGATGGTTGCTATTTCTACCTGGGGCAATCACATTTGGCCTTGGGACTTGGCAGATTggtagaagagaagaaaag ATTAAAATGTTGGAATATCGAGAGAAGAGGTTGCAAATGGAACCATTAAAATTCAGTAGTGCTTATTCATCAGATGAGGAATTAGATTCTCTGGAATTTAGGAAGGTGGTGTGCAAAggatattttgatgataaaaaatcaGTCTATGTGGGACCACGTTCAAGAAGTATTTCAGGAGTCACTGAAAATGGCTACTATATTATAACACCTCTTATGCCAGTTCCCAATTGTCCTGACAG TGTAAGCATTCCAATTTTAGTCAACAGAGGGTGGGTTCCACGTAGTTGGAAAGACAAATTTTTAGAGGCTTCACAAGATGAAGATTTGGAAGATGCTCTTCCTTCCCCTTCTCACGTTGATGGAAGTAAATCTTGGTGGAGATTTTGGTCTAAAAAGCCTGTTATTGAG GATCAGGTTGCATCTGTTACACCTATAGAAGTTGTTGGCGTAGTTCGTGGAAGTGAGAAGCCAAGCATATTTGTCCCGGCGAATGACCCTGGGTCTTCCCAGTGGTTCTATGTTGATGTTCCTGGCATAGCTCGTGCTTGTGGCCTTCCAGAAAATACCATCTATTTTGAAGATACTAACGAAAATGTGAATCCAAGTAATCCTTACCCTGTGCCCAAGGATGTGAATACCTTGATTCGAAGTTCAGTCATGCCTAGGGACCACCTAAACTATACATTGACATG GTATTCTCTTTCTGCAGCAGTTACATTTATGGCTTTTAAGAGACTTAGACAGAAAAATAAGCGGAGATGGCAAAGTCGGAGATAG